One Nocardiopsis gilva YIM 90087 genomic window, CGCCCATCTCTTCCCAGCTCGGGGGGAGCGACCCAGCACACAGCACCATGACCACCATGCCGGCTGTCCCCGCCGCTGCCCACCGCTGCCGACCGGCCATATGCCCTGATCTCCTTTCCTGCGGTGGCACGGAACACCCCCGTCGGGGCGGTCACTGATTGTCCATGAGCCACGCGTATAGGGAGAAATCGGATGATGCGCGGCTCCGGCGCGACGCGGTGTCAGTGTGGTTGGGCAGTGCCTTCACCTGGACCTCGACCGGCGTGAACGCCCCCTCGAGGTCGACGCGGTGCTCCTGCTCCTGGACGCCGGCTTCGCCAGCGCGCAGAGGTAGCGGCCAGTGCCGCATAGGCCCAGTTCACCGATCCAGTCGTTTGGGGGATCGCGCGGCGAGGCGGCCCACAAGCATTGCTGAGACAGCGGCCATGAGGACACCGACGATATGTCCAGCGGAGTTGACGATCACGTCGGCGGTTTCGCTTACACGCCCAGCTGACATGAGCCACTGGCCGGTCTCAACGGCGACGGACAGCACGGGGCCAACGCATAGGCGCGCCCACCAGGAAGAGAAGGACGCGAACGCCACAATGCCGATCGGTATGAAGATCAAGAGATTGAGGATTTTCTCTGCGGCTACGAGTCCTTCGGTGGCGTCGTGGACTGAGACGTACTCTTTGGGTGGGTTCTGCTCACTGAGCTCGGCGCGTGTTTCTGTGTCCAGGTCACGGCCATGGGAGTCGAACCAGACTGCGCCGCCGCCGGCCAAGGGGTAGCGATAGTAGGCGGCGTCGCTCGGGTCCGCCTGATGTCGGGCCTCCTCTGCCTGCTCCCGCGACAGCTCCTGCGCCCCGTAGTAGACGTAGGTGTCGTCAATGTCCGGCAGAGGAACATAGGATCCTTCGAGCTCGTCGGATTGCTCTTCTTCGTAGGAAACGAACGGGTTCCAGTTGACGGCGCGATCACCTTCGCCGATCTTCGAGATATCAGAGATCGGGGGAACAAGGATCACGATGTAGACGGCACAGGAAACGCGCAGGAGTATCCGAGCTCGGCGCGCGAACCTCGCTGGAGATCGACGTCGCAGAAATGCCATCGTTCCTGCTGCCCCCGCCAGCGCCAGCACGGATACTGCCACTGTCCATGGCGAGGTGTAGAACAGGACGTGCCACATCAAGAGAACCTTTCGCCGCTGAAGGACTGACTGGGAGAGCTGTCAGCGCCAAACAGTGTGAGCCTGATCTTCGGCGGACACGGGGCAGTGGCAGGAACGGGAATAATGACTTCTGCGGTGGCCGCGGCTGCAGCCTTGATGAGAAGCTCCCTGATGTAGAATTTCCTTCTCATGAATCCTTCGCTTTTGATGCATTGCATGCGCTGGTCGTTTATTTCCGTATGTCTCGGGCCAGCGATGGTGGCAGTGATAAATCGGATCAGCGCATGAGCAAATCGTCCGCCAGTATGGCAGTGTAGAGGGTACGGTACCTCAGGCGTCGGCAGCATTGTGACGACGTCAGTTATCATGCCATGATCCCGGAGTGGGTAAGTCCACGGTGGCCGCTTCTGGACACCTTGTAGTGCTGATCGGGTGATTTTCGTGACGTGCTTCACGGAAGCTGGGTGGTTGAGGAATGGCTTTGCCTAAGCATGGTGCGGATTTGGGCTGGCGGGCCACGTAGATGTCTGATGCCGTGAGTATCGTTTCAGTGTTTCGAGTCGCCGCGGAAATCCCAATCAGGGAGGACAAGACTGGCAATGGAAGAATCGGGAGCTCTTATCTTTGCGGCGTTTGGGCTTGCAGCCGTAGCGGGACTGGCTCATTACATTAGACACGCGACGGCAAACGGCAGCCTGGGAAGGAACTCTGCGATCGGGCTGAGGACGCGTATCACGAAGTCCTCGGACGCGGCCTGGATGGAGGGTCACAGGGAGGCGGCTCCCTGGTTGACGGTCTGTGCTGTTACTGGCTACGTCATCAGCGTTCTGACGACTGGGGTTGCAGTTGTTGCCCTGTCAATGGGTTCCGTCGGTTCCGCTGTTGTGATCCTTCCTGCTTCCGGTTTCATGGCAGTCATTGTCATTCTTGTCATTGCAGCCATCGTAGCTGGCAAGGGCGGAAAAGATGCAGTGAACAACTGCCCAGAAAAGCGCTGATAAATCGAGAATTCGAAAATGTCATCGGTCTGGTCGCCGATGTCGGTCGTTATCCGATGAGAGATGCCGAAAAAGGGGCCGGAGGCTTTCTCGGTGGGAAACCGAAGTGAGGGGCTCGGTTTGCCGTTAGCGAATGCACCACAAGCGGGGGCGGATCAATGACCACAACACTTAGCCGCTGGCAGGGCGGAGGCTGTCAAGGTGCTGGCGTAACACAGCGAGCATTGTCTCGGGGCCCGTGATATCGGGGTGCAGCAGCGCGTTCAGAGTCAGGCCGTCCAGTAGTACAGCGAGCCGTTCGGCCTCGAGGGGAACGTCCAAATCGTCAGCGAAGAGCCCCGCGTCCTGACCAGCGGACAGAAGCTCAGGGAATCCCAGGCGCATGCTCTTCTGGAGATCGTGGATGTGCGGCTCGAGTTCTGGTCGGGAAGACGCGTGGACGCAGCACGCGAGCCAGGCCTCGGTGTCCTGGCGCCTCTCCGTATCAACCGGCAGGAACTGCGCCAAGGCGTTCTCTACGGCCATGCGCTTCTCATCAGCGGTTGCGGTGGGGTCGGCAAGGGAGTGTGCGGGGTCGTGCTGGTCGAGTCGGCACGTCAACTGCATATACGCGACTTCCCGGACGAAGATCAGCAGTTCCTTCGTGTCGGTGAAGTACAAACGAATAATCTCGCTAGGAAAGCTGGACTCGCGTGCCACGCGGGAGATCGTCGCCGCGTCTGGTCCGTCACGGGCAATAATGCGAAACGCTGCGTCGGCTACGATGTTGCGATGCGCGTCAGGTCCGATGAGACAGGCCATCCCTAAAGAATACAGAGCGGCGTATGCCTGCTGGGGTGCACAGCATTGGCGGGTGCGCTGCTGGAGGTGTGATCTGCCGCTGACCGGCGGTGTCGAGCATGGCGGCCGGTTTTTGTGTGTCGTAGTCGCGTGCAGTCGGGTCGGGGCACGTGGGCAGGAACTCGGCGGAGATGTCGGCGCCGAACAGGAAGGCGCGCTCCTCCTCGAACCGGTCGAGCGTGCGGCAACTGAAGAAGGCGAGGAGCTGGCGGGCTGTTCGCGGCCAGATCCGCTCCAGGGTGGCCCAGCCGTGGGCGCTGCGGGTGCTCAGGGCGAGGCTGAACTCGTCTACTAGGCAGCGCAGTAGCCGGAACCACACCCCGGCGTGCACGCTTCGGCTGGGCTGGGTGACCCGGCCGGTGGTGAGTCCTTCGCAGGTGTATGGGTGTTGAACCGTCCGCTCGCGCATTCGACGCTCTGGTCAGGAAGCTCCGGAGGCGAGTTCCATGGCGGCGCCCCACTGGCCGTAGGCGGCTGATCGAAGACCCGCTTGTCTGGGACGAGAAGCAGAGCGAGAACGAGGCCGAGCGCTGCCACGTTCGCAACGTCGCCGAACACCGGGCCCACGAGCAACCCGACACCCAAATCGCCGACACCGCCCGACTCAAGGCCCGGAGACCGGCCGCTTGAGTCGGGCCGAGGCTCAATTGTCGCAGCCCTCAGTGACGACGAATTTCGTCCCCCCGAGTGCTGCTCCGACAGGCGTCTCAGCCCACTTGGCGAGTAGGTTCGGCTCCCGTTCGAGCTGATTCAGCAGATTGGCGATCTCATCAGCGCCCGGCGATGTGGGCAGCACGCAGCGAAGTACTATGTGACCTGTCGCGCTGCCGTCTTCCTCGTCGGGATCATCGGGTTCCCAGCGCCCGATCCCGATGTCCCAAGAACCGGAATCGTCGTCGCCGGGCTGCGGCGCCTGGATTGACATGTAATAACCGTCTGAATCGTACGGCTCAGCGAAGATCTCAAGGTGAGCGTGTTCCAGGAAAGCCAGCCCGCCGGAGCACCGAGAGAAGGCGGTGGCCAATACCCGTAGGTCCTCGATGGATTTCTCACGCTCCTCGGCGGTGATCCCCTCTTCGAGACGATCCAACTGCTCACGAATGTCACGGCTCAGCGTGTCCATTCCGCCGTCATACGTCACGAATGGATGGCCGAAGTCCCAGTGACGTCGCCCCTCTGTCTCGGGCATGGGAATTCCCTCTGAGTACTCGGCGAGTGCCTCGGACAACTCTCGCGCCTCCGCTTCCAGTTCCGCGTCGATCGCGATCCGGACCGGCTCAGGAACCGTCGCCAGGGCGTCGTCCAAATCAGCCAGCGCTTGGTGGAGCTGCAGACAGGCGTACTCGTACCACAAACTGTGTGTACCGGTCAGAAGATCGGCGCGCGAAGCTCGGTCTGTCAGCGCCGCAAGGTGCTTGCTCGGATAGCTAGCCACGCGGCGATCACGGAGATCATGGACGCTCAGGGGGACGGTGACGAGGGCGGAGATTCGGTTGAGCACGTCGATGATCGGTACTGCGAGAGCGGGGTCACCGAGGCTCGTCACAGTTGACGACACGACCCCGTCCGAGCCCTCGTACGTTGCCAGGATCTGCGTTTTCCCACGGTTCGCGTGCTGAGAGTAAATGGTCATGAAGACGCCTTTCGACTACCGGGCCGATGACGGCTCGATGGTCAGGGAAGAATGTGGAGAGAGGCGGTGGCGAGGGCGCGTTCCGACGCTCCATGCCTCGAAGGGATCGGCGGTGGCCCAGGTTCTGTCCCGAGCTCCTTGCCTACGTGAACCATAGGTGTACGCATGGCGCGCCACAACCCCATTACGGAACTCTCTGGAAGAAGGCGGCTGCTGACAAGGCGCCGCTGCCGGCGTCACCGACTCCAGGCGCGTCTCAGTCACGACCAGCCGTCTCACTGTCGGCGAGTGGCTACACGTGTGCCCCGCAGGCAGGAAAGGGCGGCCGAGCGCTGGCGCGACAGAGACCGCATTCGGATCCGGCTCCTGCGCTTACAGCCGCTTACGTGATGGAGAGTGTTACCTCCAAGGCCTGGGCTGATCCTTTCCGACAGAAATTCAGTTGACCTGTCATGGGAACATCGCACAATGAGTGCGTTCATGACACCGGAGCAGCTCGCCCACCGAACCTCACGCGCCGTGGACGCGGCTGTGCAGGGAGGGCGTGACTTCGGACTCACCGTGACGGAGCCCAGGGTGCTCCACGACCTGTTCTCCGTCGTCGTCCACCTTGCTCCCTCGCCCGTCGTGGCCCGGGTTCTCACCGTGGTGCCGCAGCATGCCGACCTCGACAGCCTGGCCGGTCGGCAGCGGGTGGAACTGGACATGGTGCGGTGGCTCGCGGACCGCGGGACCCCCGTTGTTCCTCCCAGCCTCCTCATTCCAGCGGAGCCCGTCCGGGTCGACGGGTTCTCGATGACGTTCTGGCAGTTGGTCGAGGAGGTCAAGGACCGAGAGCCCGACTACGTGGCGAACGCCGGCCTCGTTCCCGGCCTGCACGCCGCCATGCGCGACTATCCGGGGGAGCTGGGATTCCTGTCGGCGG contains:
- a CDS encoding VanZ family protein, encoding MWHVLFYTSPWTVAVSVLALAGAAGTMAFLRRRSPARFARRARILLRVSCAVYIVILVPPISDISKIGEGDRAVNWNPFVSYEEEQSDELEGSYVPLPDIDDTYVYYGAQELSREQAEEARHQADPSDAAYYRYPLAGGGAVWFDSHGRDLDTETRAELSEQNPPKEYVSVHDATEGLVAAEKILNLLIFIPIGIVAFASFSSWWARLCVGPVLSVAVETGQWLMSAGRVSETADVIVNSAGHIVGVLMAAVSAMLVGRLAARSPKRLDR
- a CDS encoding TetR/AcrR family transcriptional regulator, with amino-acid sequence MACLIGPDAHRNIVADAAFRIIARDGPDAATISRVARESSFPSEIIRLYFTDTKELLIFVREVAYMQLTCRLDQHDPAHSLADPTATADEKRMAVENALAQFLPVDTERRQDTEAWLACCVHASSRPELEPHIHDLQKSMRLGFPELLSAGQDAGLFADDLDVPLEAERLAVLLDGLTLNALLHPDITGPETMLAVLRQHLDSLRPASG
- a CDS encoding SdpI family protein, with the protein product MEESGALIFAAFGLAAVAGLAHYIRHATANGSLGRNSAIGLRTRITKSSDAAWMEGHREAAPWLTVCAVTGYVISVLTTGVAVVALSMGSVGSAVVILPASGFMAVIVILVIAAIVAGKGGKDAVNNCPEKR